The window CAATTCATTCATTCCAATTCCAGTAGCGATTCCGAATTTTTGATTTAGGTTATAATTCAAAAGTAATTCTCCGCTGTTGCTACTCAGATTATAATTTGGTTCGTTATCGTTTTCCACAATTCCGTACCCAATTCCTCCATAACCAATAAGATCAAACTTTGATTTTTTTTCATCTTGAGCCTGTGTCAAATTAAAGGTCAAAATGAAAGTAAGTAGTAAAATGTAATTCGCTTTTTTCATTAATTTTCGTTTTTTTGTTCATGTTGCACAAGTCGTTGTAAACAAATCTACAACTTCCAAAAGCTAAATAAAATACGTACTTCTACGTATTTTTTATACACAAAAAAAGCACCTCTAAAAGAGAAAGCTTTGTGTCATTTAGGATACACGATGTATTATGCCGTATTCGTTTTTCCTTTATGCTAAAGGAACAATAAGTACTGGTGTTTTAGATTTTTTTACAATTTGTCTAGAGACGCTTCCAAAAAATGCTTTATAAAGAAAACTATGTTCCTGGTGGCCAGTTATAATTAAATCTATATGTAATTTCTTAGCTTCCTCCATGATCATTTCTATGGTTGCTCCTTGTACCAGTAAACCATCGGCATCCACTCCTTTTTTCTTAAACATTTCTGCGTATGCTTCAAGTTGTTTGTGTTCTGTTCTCAATTCTGTGGCACGGTTATCTCGTATGTATTGTGGGCCAACATCGTAACCTACAAAATCGGGATCCGGAGCAGCAATATGTATGAACCATATTTTGGAGTCAAATTTTTCAGCCAGTTGCAATGCTTTATCTATTAGTAATTGTTCATTGTCATGAAAGTCTACGGTAACTAAAATGTTTTTCATATCTCTAATTTTTATTACACACCTCTTTTAAATACATCTAGTACTAATGTATTTGTTGGACTTGAATTTGGTAAGAAATGGATAGCTAAAGTTATTGAATTTATTCTTTATTTACACATGAAGCAATGCATTCCTAAACTATTCTTCAGCATCCGCCAACTTCTTCGTATCCACATACTGTTGAAAATGAATAATGTCTCCTTCGTCATTAAGCGTCCATAGATGTGCGGCTTGTGCATTATAACTCTTTCCGGTTGCTTTTACTTTAGCATCATAGCGGAGTGTAGCTAATACCATGTTGTTTTGCATGCCGTACACTTTTACATCTTGTAATTCAAAGTGATCGTGGTTGGTGCCAAGACGTGCAAAAACGCCTTCTAGAATAGCATCTGGACCAACATAAGGGTTGCCATCTGCAAGGGAATTGCTTTCGGCTTCGTTCCATGCCATTTTAGGATGCATCAATCCTAGAACGGTGGGCATATCACCCGTTGCAAAAGCGTTATACAACGTGTCAATGACTTGCATGTTTTGTTTTGTCTTCATGATTTTTATTTTAATTAGATGTCTGTTTTTTTAATACCTAGTAGGACATGATTTTATAGCTACGTATTACTTTTGCTTTCTAGGAATTTTTTCTTTCCTGTTATCTAAGACGTAAATGGTCCAAGCTAAAATCGCCGCATTTTTCATAACATCATCTTCATGTACGTATTCTAAAAAGTCCAAATTGGTATGATGCGTAGCAGTATTGTAGGCCAAAGCGTCTTGTATAAATTGAAAAGAAGGGATATTGTAATGATCAAAGGTTTCGTGATCTGTAGAAAGTGTGTTGTCTATATGTATGGCACCTTCGCTTATATTAGAAATTGGTGCAAATATTTCTTCAAATACAGGTCTTGCCAATTCATTGTTTTGCAGATGAATCCCTCTTATTAATCCTGCGCCATTATCTAAATTTAAATAAGCAGATACTTTTGTAGATGCTGTGTTTGGTTTTTCACCTAAAGCACCAAAATGTTTTTTAGCATACGCAGCCGATCCTAAAAATGCTTGCTCTTCTCCTCCCCAAAGACCAATCTTAATCGTTCTTTTGGGTGTGTATCCTATTTGCTTTAGAATGCGTAATGCTTCGATTAAAACAATACAGTTTGCGCCATTATCTGTTGCTCCTGTTGCTGCATGCCAAGAATCAAAATGTGCTCCTAGTAGGATGCTTTCCGACTTTAATTTCGCGTCATTACCAGTGATTTCACCAATGATGTTTACATTGTTTTCGGGTTCATTGTAAAATTCAGTTTGTAAATTAATACGTACGGTTGCTGGTGTGTTTAATTTTGCCATTCGGTATAACCTACCAAAATGTTCCGGCATAATAGTAAAATAAGGTAAAGGTTTTAGGTCACTATCCTTATAATAATAAATTTCTTTAGG is drawn from Lacinutrix sp. WUR7 and contains these coding sequences:
- a CDS encoding universal stress protein gives rise to the protein MKNILVTVDFHDNEQLLIDKALQLAEKFDSKIWFIHIAAPDPDFVGYDVGPQYIRDNRATELRTEHKQLEAYAEMFKKKGVDADGLLVQGATIEMIMEEAKKLHIDLIITGHQEHSFLYKAFFGSVSRQIVKKSKTPVLIVPLA
- a CDS encoding nuclear transport factor 2 family protein, which produces MKTKQNMQVIDTLYNAFATGDMPTVLGLMHPKMAWNEAESNSLADGNPYVGPDAILEGVFARLGTNHDHFELQDVKVYGMQNNMVLATLRYDAKVKATGKSYNAQAAHLWTLNDEGDIIHFQQYVDTKKLADAEE
- a CDS encoding M20/M25/M40 family metallo-hydrolase produces the protein MKLKTSIVLFLFIGLSINSYSQVTSAKNILSEIRNAGFKNSEAMYRISTFTDIYGQRLTGSREYYKAANWISDEMKKVGLENVHFENYCSNCRGWSIQSFNVEMIAPNYMHISAYPLAMSKSTNGIVSGEIISIERFSDMTKVQKEWSGKLKGKIILLGKEPKKKSLLDTIEFRYSDKKLKQLEQQVTAKVKTALLPELFDKWEIEDKINEPFLRFLETEGALAILNTESTYLGILHPKEIYYYKDSDLKPLPYFTIMPEHFGRLYRMAKLNTPATVRINLQTEFYNEPENNVNIIGEITGNDAKLKSESILLGAHFDSWHAATGATDNGANCIVLIEALRILKQIGYTPKRTIKIGLWGGEEQAFLGSAAYAKKHFGALGEKPNTASTKVSAYLNLDNGAGLIRGIHLQNNELARPVFEEIFAPISNISEGAIHIDNTLSTDHETFDHYNIPSFQFIQDALAYNTATHHTNLDFLEYVHEDDVMKNAAILAWTIYVLDNRKEKIPRKQK